Proteins from one Longimicrobiaceae bacterium genomic window:
- a CDS encoding DUF4112 domain-containing protein — MPDDLPAAHEHPALRRVKAVTMVMDNAFRVPVLGWRVGLDPILGLVPGIGDAVGAAASAYVVLEAARLGAGGPVLVRMVANVVLDTVLGAVPVLGDVFDFGWKSNSRNVELLRRSLADRDETKRSSRLVVGGTALVLVLLFAALAALLWFGGRALLQGGGPPRV; from the coding sequence ATGCCGGACGACCTGCCCGCCGCGCACGAGCACCCCGCGCTTCGCCGCGTGAAAGCGGTTACGATGGTGATGGACAACGCGTTCCGCGTGCCCGTGCTGGGCTGGCGCGTGGGGCTGGATCCCATCCTGGGCCTGGTTCCCGGCATCGGTGATGCGGTGGGCGCGGCGGCTTCGGCGTACGTGGTGCTCGAGGCGGCACGGCTGGGCGCCGGCGGGCCGGTGCTGGTGCGGATGGTGGCCAACGTGGTGCTGGACACCGTGTTGGGCGCGGTGCCTGTGCTGGGCGACGTGTTCGACTTCGGGTGGAAGTCCAACTCGCGCAACGTGGAGCTGCTGCGCCGCTCGCTCGCGGACAGGGACGAGACCAAGCGGTCCAGCCGCCTCGTGGTCGGCGGGACCGCGCTGGTGCTGGTGCTGCTTTTCGCGGCGCTCGCCGCACTGCTTTGGTTCGGCGGGCGGGCGCTGCTCCAGGGCGGAGGCCCGCCGCGCGTGTAG